The following proteins are co-located in the Carassius auratus strain Wakin chromosome 7, ASM336829v1, whole genome shotgun sequence genome:
- the snrpa1 gene encoding U2 small nuclear ribonucleoprotein A', which yields MVKLTAELIEQAAQYTNPVRDRELDLRGYKIPVLENLGATLDQFDTIDLSDNEIRKLDGFPLLKRLKTLLLNNNRICRFGENLEQALPNLKELILTSNNIQELGDLDPLATVKSLTLLSLLRNPVTTKKHYRLYVINKIPQIRVLDFQKVKLKERQEAEKMFKGKRGAQLAKDIAKQTKTFTPGAALQTEKKTGPSAADIEAIKNAIANATSLAEVERLKGFLQSGQIPGRELRSGASDMVEEEEEEVQEEMQEPVPMFEDMEGAEGENPDHEDMQEDVHMNGS from the exons ATGGTGAAGCTGACTGCGGAGTTAATCGAGCAAGCGGCGCAGTATACTAACCCTGTGCGGGACAGAGAGCTCGACCTGCGCG GCTATAAGATCCCTGTGCTGGAGAATCTGGGCGCCACACTCGATCAGTTTGATACCATTGATCTGTCCGACAATGAGATCAGAAAACTGGATGGGTTTCCGCTGCTGAAGAGACTCAAAACACTGCTGCTGAACAACAACCGGATCTG TCGATTTGGAGAGAATCTGGAGCAGGCTTTACCAAACCTGAAGGAGCTCATTCTCACAAGCAACAACATTCAAGAACTG GGTGATTTGGATCCTCTAGCAACTGTGAAATCACTGACCCTCCTCAG TCTCCTCAGGAATCCAGTTACCACCAAGAAACATTACAGATTATATGTCATCAATAAAATCCCACAGATCCGAGTTCTGGACTTCCAGAAGGTCAAACTCAAG GAACGGCAGGAGGCTGAAAAAATGTTCAAAGGCAAACGAGGTGCTCAGCTTGCAAAGGATATTGCCAAGCAAACCAAAAC GTTTACTCCAGGAGCAGCACTTCAGACTGAGAAGAAAACCGGGCCATCAGCTGCAGATATTGAAGCCATCAAG AATGCTATTGCTAATGCCACATCACTGGCTGAAGTTGAGCGGCTGAAGGGATTCCTGCAGTCCGGACAGATCCCGGGACGAGAGCTGAGATCAG GAGCGTCTGACAtggtggaggaagaggaggaggaggtccAGGAGGAGATGCAGGAGCCTGTGCCCATGTTTGAGGACATGGAGGGAGCAGAGGGAGAGAACCcagaccatgaagacatgcagGAAGACGTGCATATGAACGGATCGTAG
- the LOC113105747 gene encoding selenoprotein S-like isoform X1 encodes MEAQGDANVRDGEVPQNQDLGFVLPPVIAFLSEYGWYAAFACVGVYLLLQHLRKNRSTDSQSSTVSTSSQDPDSVVQRQVALEASRRRMQEEQDARAAEFRDRQQRLEEDKRRQKIEMWESMKEGKSYKGKAQVAQQSTEEATSSSSLRPKTDKKPLRNSGYSPLSGDGGGTCSWRPGRRGPSAGG; translated from the exons ATGGAGGCGCAAGGTGATGCGAATGTCCGAGATGGAGAAGTTCCTCAGAACCAGGATCTTGGTTTTGTGCTGCCACCTG TAATAGCTTTCCTGTCTGAGTACGGCTGGTACGCGGCGTTCGCGTGTGTGGGAGTGTATCTGCTCCTCCAGCATCTCCGCAAGAACAGATCCACAGACAGCCAGAGCTCGACCGTCTCCACCAGCAGCCAAG ACCCGGACTCTGTGGTGCAGCGTCAGGTGGCTCTGGAGGCGTCCCGCAGGAGAATGCAGGAGGAGCAGGATGCCCGAGCAGCAGAGTTCAGAGACCGGCAGCAGAGG CTGGAGGAGGACAAGAGAAGACAGAAAATTGAGATGTGGGAAAGCATGAAGGAGGGAAAGAGTTACAAGGGAAAGGCACAAGTTGCACAG CAGAGCACAGAAGaggccacttcctccagctcgcTGAGACCAAAGACAGATAAAAAGCCCCTTCGCAACAGTG gatACAGTCCTCTGTCTGGAGATGGAGGAGGAACGTGCTCCTGGAGACCCGGTAGGAGAGGCCCATCCGCAGGTGGATGA
- the LOC113105747 gene encoding selenoprotein S-like isoform X2, which produces MEAQGDANVRDGEVPQNQDLGFVLPPVIAFLSEYGWYAAFACVGVYLLLQHLRKNRSTDSQSSTVSTSSQDPDSVVQRQVALEASRRRMQEEQDARAAEFRDRQQRLEEDKRRQKIEMWESMKEGKSYKGKAQVAQSTEEATSSSSLRPKTDKKPLRNSGYSPLSGDGGGTCSWRPGRRGPSAGG; this is translated from the exons ATGGAGGCGCAAGGTGATGCGAATGTCCGAGATGGAGAAGTTCCTCAGAACCAGGATCTTGGTTTTGTGCTGCCACCTG TAATAGCTTTCCTGTCTGAGTACGGCTGGTACGCGGCGTTCGCGTGTGTGGGAGTGTATCTGCTCCTCCAGCATCTCCGCAAGAACAGATCCACAGACAGCCAGAGCTCGACCGTCTCCACCAGCAGCCAAG ACCCGGACTCTGTGGTGCAGCGTCAGGTGGCTCTGGAGGCGTCCCGCAGGAGAATGCAGGAGGAGCAGGATGCCCGAGCAGCAGAGTTCAGAGACCGGCAGCAGAGG CTGGAGGAGGACAAGAGAAGACAGAAAATTGAGATGTGGGAAAGCATGAAGGAGGGAAAGAGTTACAAGGGAAAGGCACAAGTTGCACAG AGCACAGAAGaggccacttcctccagctcgcTGAGACCAAAGACAGATAAAAAGCCCCTTCGCAACAGTG gatACAGTCCTCTGTCTGGAGATGGAGGAGGAACGTGCTCCTGGAGACCCGGTAGGAGAGGCCCATCCGCAGGTGGATGA